The Aspergillus chevalieri M1 DNA, chromosome 5, nearly complete sequence genome includes a region encoding these proteins:
- a CDS encoding aldehyde dehydrogenase family protein (COG:C;~EggNog:ENOG410PFYI;~InterPro:IPR015590,IPR044086,IPR029510,IPR016161, IPR016162,IPR016163;~PFAM:PF00171;~go_function: GO:0016491 - oxidoreductase activity [Evidence IEA];~go_function: GO:0016620 - oxidoreductase activity, acting on the aldehyde or oxo group of donors, NAD or NADP as acceptor [Evidence IEA];~go_process: GO:0055114 - oxidation-reduction process [Evidence IEA]): MDTTTFRNVINNELTTTAEIRHGINPATAQPNPPVPVATREDLDRAVDAAQQAFKKWSKTTFEQRRAALHAYADAIEENKDALAAILTMEQGKPLTQSSMEIGFGIQWVREIPNLKIPENVIEDTEERRVVQRHTPIGVACAIVPWNFPVLLALGKIAPAVYTGNTVIVKPSPFTPYCDLKLAELATKFFPAGVVQALSGDDSLGPWCTEHPGIGKISFTGSSQTGQRVMASCAKTIKRVTLELGGNDPCIICDDVDLDAVVPKIGIFSFLCTSQICMMIKRLYVHERIYDEFRTKLADFVKSLPVGDGTKPETFFGPVQNAMQFEKVKDLFADTIKSGYKTALGGDIPSASPGYFVQPTIVDNPPEDSRIVQEEPFGPILPMMKWSDEDDVIARANGTDSALGASVWTKDMDRATRMADQLVAGSVWVNSHFDISPNAPFGGHKGSGLGTEWGINGLLGYCNSQTLWLKKSP, from the exons ATGGACACTACC ACCTTCCGCAATGTCATTAACAATGAGTTGACCACGACAGCTGAAATCCGCCACGGGATCAACCCTGCGACCGCTCAGCCCAATCCCCCTGTGCCGGTCGCAACCCGCGAGGACCTGGACCGTGCTGTCGACGCCGCCCAGCAGGCCTTTAAGAAATGGTCCAAGACTACATTCGAGCAGCGCCGTGCTGCTCTCCATGCCTACGCGGACGCCATTGAGGAGAACAAGGATGCCTTGGCCGCTATTCTGACCATGGAGCAGGGCAAGCCTCTCACCCAGTCGAGCATGGAGATTGGCTTTGGCATCCAGTGGGTGCGGGAGATCCCCAACCTTAAGATCCCCGAGAACGTCATCGAGGATACCGAAGAGCGACGAGTTGTCCAGCGACACACCCCCATCGGCGTGGCCTGTGCTATTGTGCCATGGAACTTCCCCGTACTGCTGGCATTGGGCAAGATCGCGCCCGCTGTGTACACCGGAAACACTGTTATTGTCAAGCCTTCGCCTTTCACTCCTTACTGTGACTTGAAACTGGCAGAGCTGGCCACCAAGTTTTTCCCTGCTGGTGTTGTGCAGGCTCTGAGTGGTGATGACTCCCTTGGGCCGTGGTGTACTGAGCACCCCGGTATTGGCAAGATCAGCTTCACTGGATCGTCTCAGACAGGACAGCGGGTGATGGCTAGCTGCGCAAAGACCATCAAGCGAGTGACCCTGGAGCTGGGGGGCAATGACCCGTGTATCATTTGCGATGATGTCGACCTGGACGCTGTGGTGCCAAAG ATCggcatcttctccttcctctgCACCAGCCAGATCTGCATGATGATCAAGCGCCTCTATGTCCACGAACGCATTTACGACGAATTCCGTACCAAGCTCGCCGATTTCGTCAAGTCCCTTCCTGTGGGCGACGGCACCAAGCCCGAGACCTTCTTCGGGCCCGTCCAGAACGCCATGCAATTTGAAAAGGTCAAGGACCTCTTCGCCGATACCATCAAATCAGGCTACAAGACCGCTCTGGGTGGTGATATTCCCTCTGCCTCTCCAGGCTACTTTGTCCAGCCGACGATTGTCGACAACCCGCCTGAGGACTCGCGGATCGTGCAGGAGGAACCATTCGGTCCTATTCTGCCCATGATGAAGTGGTCGGATGAGGACGACGTGATTGCGCGCGCGAACGGCACAGACTCGGCTCTTGGTGCGTCCGTCTGGACCAAGGATATGGACCGGGCCACTCGTATGGCGGACCAGTTGGTTGCGGGAAGTGTGTGGGTGAACTCGCACTTTGACATCTCGCCCAATGCGCCGTTTGGCGGACACAAAGGAAGTGGACTTGGGACGGAATGGGGTATTAATGGGCTCCTGGGGTACTGTAACTCACAGACCTTGTGGTTGAAAAAGAGTCCTTAA
- a CDS encoding uncharacterized protein (COG:G;~EggNog:ENOG410PFEN;~InterPro:IPR020846,IPR005828,IPR036259,IPR003663;~TransMembrane:5 (o36-59i68-90o102-121i133-155o161-182i);~go_component: GO:0016020 - membrane [Evidence IEA];~go_component: GO:0016021 - integral component of membrane [Evidence IEA];~go_function: GO:0022857 - transmembrane transporter activity [Evidence IEA];~go_process: GO:0055085 - transmembrane transport [Evidence IEA]) — MLLGSSSQFFQQIGGCNAVIYYLPVLFEQSVGQSHLMSMILGGVNMVVYAIFACSSWILVERVGRRKLFLIGSIGQCLSMVIIFACLIPGDPEPAKGAAFGLFVFIATFGATWLPLPWLYPAEISPIKTRAKANALSTCTNWTFNFLIVMVTPIMVRDIKWGTYLFFAVLNGLFVPVIWFFYPETAGRSLEEIDLVFAKGFVEKLSYVRAAEQLPRLSDEDIERVAAQYGLGVDVEAPGRDTSESASQEQVEKTG, encoded by the coding sequence ATGCTTCTCGGTTCTTCCTCCCAATTCTTTCAGCAGATTGGTGGCTGCAATGCTGTCATCTATTACCTTCCCGTCTTGTTCGAACAGTCCGTCGGCCAGAGTCACCTCATGTCCATGATTCTGGGCGGTGTCAACATGGTTGTCTATGCTATCTTCGCCTGTAGCTCCTGGATCCTGGTGGAGCGCGTCGGTCGTCGCAAGCTGTTCCTTATCGGTTCGATCGGCCAGTGTCTGTCCATGGTGATTATCTTTGCCTGCTTGATTCCAGGAGATCCTGAGCCTGCCAAGGGTGCTGCCTTCGGTCTGttcgtcttcatcgccaCTTTCGGAGCGACCTGGCTGCCTCTGCCCTGGTTGTACCCGGCCGAAATCTCCCCTATCAAGACCCGTGCGAAGGCCAATGCTTTGTCTACCTGCACCAACTGGACTTTCAACTTCTTGATCGTCATGGTCACTCCCATCATGGTCCGCGACATCAAGTGGGGCACCTATCTCTTCTTTGCTGTTCTCAACGGCCTGTTCGTTCCAGTCATCTGGTTCTTCTACCCGGAGACGGCTGGTCGCTCTTTGGAAGAGATTGACCTCGTCTTTGCCAAGGGATTCGTCGAGAAGTTGTCCTACGTCCGTGCTGCCGAGCAGCTCCCCAGGCTCTCAGACGAGGATATCGAACGCGTCGCTGCTCAGTATGGTCTTGGTGTGGACGTGGAGGCTCCTGGCAGGGACACTTCTGAGTCTGCCTCGCAGGAGCAGGTTGAGAAGACTGGCTAA
- a CDS encoding uncharacterized protein (COG:G;~EggNog:ENOG410PFEN;~InterPro:IPR005829,IPR005828,IPR020846,IPR036259;~TransMembrane:2 (i35-55o67-89i);~go_component: GO:0016021 - integral component of membrane [Evidence IEA];~go_function: GO:0022857 - transmembrane transporter activity [Evidence IEA];~go_process: GO:0055085 - transmembrane transport [Evidence IEA]) has product MIFCVGRVVTGIGNGMNTSTIPTYQAECSKSHNRGLLICIEGSTVAIGTVISYWVDFGCMYGSDDLTWRFPIAFQCLFGFIIIFGLMFLPESPRWLFARDRYEEGEYVIAALAGQEINHPDVQMQKTLILDSLRA; this is encoded by the exons ATGATT TTCTGTGTTGGACGCGTGGTGACAGGCATTGGCAACGGCATGAATACCTCCACCATTCCGACCTACCAAGCCGAATGCTCCAAGTCACACAACCGGGGTCTGCTCATCTGTATCGAGGGAAGCACCGTCGCTATTGGCACGGTCATCTCCTACTGGGTTGACTTTGGCTGCATGTACGGCTCGGATGATCTCACCTGGCGTTTCCCCATTGCCTTCCAATGTCTTTTCGGCTTCATCATCATATTCGGTCTCATGTTCTTGCCGGAATCTCCTCGTTGGCTCTTTGCCCGTGATCGCTACGAAGAGGGTGAATATGTGATTGCTGCGTTGGCCGGTCAGGAAATCAACCACCCCGACGTGCAGATGCAAAAAACTCTTATCTTGGACTCCCTGCGAGCGTAA
- a CDS encoding uncharacterized protein (COG:G;~EggNog:ENOG410PFEN;~TransMembrane:1 (o13-31i)) — translation MSAPSYVGLSGPWLTRAITACATMGFLLFGYDQGVMSGIIDARPFGEVFTQVQGDSTIQGVVTAIYELGGSQ, via the exons ATGTCAGCCCCGTCGTACGTCGGCCTCTCTGGCCCCTGGCTGACGAGAGCCATCACTGCCTGTGCTACCATGGGCTTCTTGCTTTTCGGTTATGATC AGGGTGTCATGAGCGGCATTATCGACGCGAGACCGTTTGGCGAAGTCTTTACACAAGTTCAGGGCGATTCGACTATTCAGGGTGTCGTCACGGCTATTTACGAATTGGGTGGGTCGCAATAA
- a CDS encoding acyl-CoA dehydrogenase family protein (COG:I;~EggNog:ENOG410PK4F;~InterPro:IPR006091,IPR009075,IPR013786,IPR009100, IPR036250,IPR037069;~PFAM:PF02770,PF00441,PF02771,PF08028;~go_function: GO:0016627 - oxidoreductase activity, acting on the CH-CH group of donors [Evidence IEA];~go_function: GO:0050660 - flavin adenine dinucleotide binding [Evidence IEA];~go_process: GO:0055114 - oxidation-reduction process [Evidence IEA]): MFRHISRQVSCSKHVAITRPPWRAFSSTARRPLMELTGFTDEQLTVRDAVANICVNFPNTYWQECDQNEKDPKEFHAALAKDGWLGIALPEEFGGAGLGISEATMMMQTITQSGAGMAGAQAIHANVYATQPLAKFGTEQQKEETIPEIINGTWRTCFGVTEPNTGLETLKLKTLATRKPNTDVYSVTGQKIWITCAQVASKMILLARTTPLEEVKKPTEGLSLFCIDLDRDHPGLDLRKIKKMGGRAVDANEVFFDNYEIPTSTLIGQENEGFRIILHGMNAERCLLAGEALGLGYAALERAAQYAQERVVFGRAIGKNQGIAHPLADAYMKLEAAKLATYHAARMFDSSRTSDNTIPVHTLGVACNSAKYLAAEAAFTACERAVLSHGGMGYAMEYDVERYLRECFVPRIAPVSREMILNYVSEKVLQLPRSY, encoded by the exons ATGTTTCGCCATATTTCCAGACAAGTCTCATGCAGCAAGCATGTTGCAATCACTCGCCCACCATGGCGCGCGTTCTCGTCAACCGCCCGTCGACCATTGATGGAACTCACCGGATTCACGGACGAACAACTGACCGTTCGCGACGCCGTGGCAAACATCTGCGTCAACTTCCCCAATACATACTGGCAAGAGTGTGATCAAAATGAAAAAGATCCTAAAGAGTTTCATGCAGCGCTGGCCAAGGACGGATGGCTAGGCATTGCGCTACCAGAAGAGTTTGGCGGAGCCGGGTTAG GTATATCTGAGGCTACGATGATGATGCAAACCATCACGCAGTCTGGGGCAGGTATGGCCGGGGCACAAGCCATCCATGCCAATGTCTACGCGACACAACCCCTTGCCAAGTTCGGTACGGAGCAACAAAAAGAGGAAACTATCCCAGAGATCATCAACGGCACGTGGCGGACATGTTTCGGCGTGACGGAGCCTAATACGGGACTGGAGACTCTGAAACTTAAGACGTTGGCCACGCGGAAGCCCAATACGGATGTCTATTCGGTGACTGGTCAGAAGATATGGATCACCTGTGCGCAAGTGGCGTCCAAGATGATTCTTCTTGCGCGAACCACGCCTCTAGAAGAGGTCAAGAAACCAACAGAAGGGTTGTCTTTGTTTTGCATCGACTTGGACCGCGACCACCCGGGTCTTGACCTACGCAAGATTAAGAAAATGGGTGGACGCGCGGTGGATGCAAACGAAGTGTTCTTCGACAACTACGAAATTCCGACAAGCACTCTTATTGGTCAGGAAAACGAAGGATTCCGTATCATCCTACATGGCATGAACGCCGAGCGATGTCTCTTGGCAGGAGAAGCTTTAGGGCTGGGGTACGCCGCGCTGGAACGTGCTGCTCAATACGCACAAGAACGGGTAGTATTTGGGCGCGCAATCGGGAAAAACCAAGGCATTGCACATCCGCTGGCCGATGCGTACATGAAACTTGAAGCAGCCAAGTTGGCCACCTACCATGCAGCACGGATGTTTGACTCCTCGAGGACCTCTGATAATACGATCCCGGTACATACCCTCGGAGTAGCGTGCAACAGCGCCAAATACTTAGCGGCCGAAGCGGCGTTCACGGCGTGTGAGCGAGCAGTCCTGAGTCATGGAGGGATGGGGTACGCGATGGAATATGATGTCGAACGGTACCTGCGCGAGTGTTTTGTTCCACGGATTGCGCCAGTCAGTCGGGAAATGATTCTGAATTATGTGAGCGAGAAGGTGTTGCAGCTACCGCGCAGTTATTAG
- a CDS encoding CaiB/BaiF CoA transferase family protein (COG:I;~EggNog:ENOG410PUUA;~InterPro:IPR023606,IPR003673;~PFAM:PF02515;~go_function: GO:0008410 - CoA-transferase activity [Evidence IEA]): MNVLRRSTWQSYPHWARTLSTKATDGPLAGITVVSLEQAISAPFCTRQLADLGARVIKIERPGVGDFARHYDIRVNGLASHFVWTNRSKESLALDVKNPRDHRVLMLLLGRADVLVQNLAPGASARLGLSYEALKANHPSLIVCNISGYGPDGPYRDKKAYDLLIQSEAGMLSVTGTGAKQPAKVGISIADIAAGSYAYSNVLAALFRRQRDPEKRGCNLDISMLESMVEWMGFPLYYTYEGAPGPTPVGAAHAAIYPYGPFETGDGKSVMLGIQNEREWTSFCDKVLGQLELAKDERFVSNSLRVQNRDALKSIICEVFALRTAEDVLVLLDKAAIANASVNDMQGVWNHPQLQARQRWTEVKTPAGVVPTLLPPGMGTDADGLNARIEAVPDVGEHNEAILAELGID, encoded by the coding sequence ATGAATGTGTTACGGCGTTCTACTTGGCAATCATATCCTCACTGGGCCCGCACATTATCTACGAAAGCAACAGACGGCCCTCTCGCTGGCATCACCGTTGTCAGCCTGGAACAAGCAATCTCAGCGCCGTTCTGCACCCGCCAACTCGCAGATCTGGGGGCACGAGTCATCAAAATAGAACGTCCCGGGGTAGGCGATTTTGCGCGCCACTATGACATCCGCGTCAACGGCCTCGCCTCGCACTTCGTATGGACAAACCGGTCCAAAGAGAGCTTGGCTTTGGACGTCAAGAACCCTCGCGACCATCGCGTGTTGATGCTCCTACTGGGTCGCGCCGATGTTCTAGTCCAGAACCTGGCTCCCGGCGCAAGCGCTCGGCTGGGATTGTCCTACGAGGCCCTGAAAGCCAACCACCCATCGCTAATTGTGTGCAACATCTCCGGCTACGGCCCTGATGGTCCCTACCGCGACAAGAAAGCCTACGATCTTCTGATCCAAAGCGAAGCGGGGATGCTCTCTGTCACAGGCACGGGCGCCAAACAGCCCGCCAAAGTCGGTATCTCGATCGCAGATATCGCAGCAGGCAGTTACGCATACTCAAACGTCCTCGCTGCGTTGTTCCGTCGACAGCGCGATCCCGAGAAGCGCGGGTGTAACCTCGACATCTCCATGTTAGAAAGTATGGTCGAGTGGATGGGGTTCCCGCTGTACTATACGTATGAGGGAGCGCCTGGCCCGACGCCTGTGGGTGCTGCGCATGCTGCTATTTATCCGTATGGACCATTCGAGACGGGAGACGGAAAGAGTGTTATGCTGGGGATTCAGAATGAGCGCGAATGGACTAGTTTCTGCGATAAGGTCTTGGGGCAGCTTGAACTCGCAAAAGATGAGCGTTTTGTTAGTAACTCGCTACGGGTGCAGAATCGCGATGCGCTGAAGAGCATTATCTGTGAGGTGTTTGCGTTGCGGACTGCGGAAGATGTCCTTGTACTTCTGGATAAGGCAGCTATCGCCAACGCAAGCGTGAATGACATGCAGGGTGTATGGAACCATCCGCAGCTACAGGCGAGACAGCGTTGGACGGAGGTGAAGACTCCAGCAGGTGTGGTTCCTACTTTGTTGCCACCGGGAATGGGGACGGATGCAGACGGATTGAATGCTCGGATTGAAGCGGTGCCGGATGTTGGAGAGCACAATGAGGCTATTCTGGCTGAGTTGGGGATTGACTAG
- a CDS encoding Zn(II)2Cys6 transcription factor (COG:S;~EggNog:ENOG410PKV0;~InterPro:IPR036864,IPR007219,IPR001138;~PFAM:PF00172,PF04082;~go_function: GO:0000981 - DNA-binding transcription factor activity, RNA polymerase II-specific [Evidence IEA];~go_function: GO:0003677 - DNA binding [Evidence IEA];~go_function: GO:0008270 - zinc ion binding [Evidence IEA];~go_process: GO:0006351 - transcription, DNA-templated [Evidence IEA];~go_process: GO:0006355 - regulation of transcription, DNA-templated [Evidence IEA]), protein MPPTRAKKACTTCNRRRIRCNVMDRQPCANCVALNTQCEIGVSRRGKYPRNKIRRGTPQQQQGHAHAQILTPVSASSASLWRTPALENNVHINHAERIALKPSLAQTQQTVFLGESSPLTCVIDEGRSRSPKGYANEMSKTRLHYPIPERLDANTTRDEALRAHKSAMEDQLTRNGAFAFPSKDIREPLLQAYFTWFHPCFPILDRKVIHDTYKNETISPLLLQSMLFIGVSLCPDITFAKTGFQTRYRAKVLFHSRARAIYDADWESNKITKLQALFLLSFWRGGPNEERDTRFWLEVGICLAQKRGMHVMLKLSFQSGREEMLWKRIWWAYYIRDQQSSAALGLPSRIRDEDCDVAMLEPKDIRDEESVDDQAVFGVQRAEHIPYPIEMAKLARLLRAIVSTQYVPREPTVNGISRETLHAQLTKWESHLPAEMKLGSHSTPSAIFLTGLLHMTYNNLYILLYRPLFLHPTTTTETQGAIALEAATRSTRIIEDMLSHNLVQHGPNHLITHAFSTLCIHTINCCRTTGTTRKLAEHRARLCLLGLQELQKSWDLENWVLDLFFRCLDESTAHSLRSVDVVTPVPEGRGERRDQGVGNLSGGAERNDTTSAIAADNSQPWQDTGPTDLTAPNDWYGLFNFTDDYTDVLGTSSQPDSLNLQSLEFLYRFL, encoded by the exons ATGCCACCAACTCGCGCCAAAAAAGCGTGCACGACATGTAACCGACGCCGGATCCGCTGCAATGTAATGGACCGGCAGCCATGCGCGAACTGCGTGGCGTTGAATACGCAATGTGAGATCGGGGTTTCACGACGAGGGAA ATATCCGCGAAATAAGATCCGTCGAGGGACtccacagcaacagcagggACATGCTCATGCACAGATCTTGACTCCGGTTTCTGCCTCGTCTGCGTCTTTATGGAGAACTCCAGCGTTAGAGAATAATGTGCATATTAACCATGCTGAAAGGATCGCCCTCAAGCCGTCACTAGCACAGACTCAGCAAACCGTCTTCCTGGGTGAGTCCAGCCCTCTTACCTGCGTCATTGACGAAGGACGCAGTAGATCTCCTAAAGGCTACGCAAACGAGATGTCAAAGACAAGACTCCACTACCCAATTCCAGAAAGACTAGACGCAAACACTACCCGCGATGAAGCTCTTCGCGCACATAAGAGTGCCATGGAAGACCAGTTAACCCGCAACGGCGCCTTTGCATTTCCGTCAAAGGACATCCGGGAACCCCTCCTCCAGGCATACTTTACCTGGTTCCATCCCTGCTTCCCAATACTCGACCGCAAAGTCATTCACGACACATACAAGAATGAAACCATATCCCCCTTGCTCCTCCAATCAATGCTCTTCATTGGTGTCAGTCTCTGTCCAGATATCACCTTCGCAAAAACAGGCTTTCAAACACGCTACCGCGCCAAAGTCCTGTTCCATAGCAGGGCTAGAGCCATATACGACGCGGACTGGGAGTCGAATAAGATTACCAAGTTGCAGGCGCTGTTTCTGTTGAGCTTCTGGAGAGGTGGACCGAATGAAGAGCGGGATACCAGGTTTTGGTTGGAGGTCGGGATTTGTCTTGCGCAGAAGAGGGGGATGCATGTTAT GTTGAAATTGTCGTTTCAGTCGGGTAGAGAGGAGATGCTTTGGAAGCGGATATGGTGGGCTTATTAT ATACGTGACCAACAAAGCTCCGCAGCACTAGGACTACCATCGAGAATCCGTGATGAAGATTGCGACGTGGCCATGCTCGAGCCGAAGGATATAAGAGATGAGGAAAGTGTGGATGACCAGGCTGTATTTGGTGTACAACGTGCAGAGCATATTCCGTATCCGATTGAGATGGCCAAGTTGGCACGGTTAT TACGCGCAATTGTCTCGACGCAATACGTACCCAGAGAACCAACTGTAAACGGGATATCTCGAGAGACACTACATGCCCAACTCACAAAATGGGAATCCCACCTCCCTGCCGAGATGAAATTGGGAAGCCACTCAACACCAAGCGCCATCTTCCTAACCGGACTGCTGCACATGACATACAA TAATTTGTACATCCTCCTCTACCGccccctcttcctccaccccaccaccacaaccgaAACTCAAGGCGCTATCGCCCTCGAAGCCGCAACTCGCAGCACCCGCATAATCGAAGATATGCTGTCGCACAACCTTGTCCAGCACGGCCCCAACCACCTAATCACACATGCCTTTTCAACACTCTGCATCCACACGATAAACTGCTGTCGCACAACAGGGACGACCCGTAAACTGGCAGAACACCGCGCGAGATTGTGTCTTTTGGGACTGCAGGAGTTGCAGAAGAGTTGGGATTTGGAAAATTGGGTGCTGGATTTGTTTTTCCGGTGTTTAGATGAGAGTACCGCGCATAGTTTGAGGAGTGTGGATGTCGTTACCCCGGTGCCGGAGGGGAGGGGTGAGAGACGGGATCAGGGAGTTGGGAACTTGTCGGGTGGTGCTGAGAGGAATGATACTACGAGTGCGATTGCCGCGGATAACTCACAGCCGTGGCAGGATACGGGTCCAACGGATCTTACGGCGCCAAATGATTGGTACGGACTGTTTAACTTCACGGATGATTATACAGATGTCCTGGGGACGAGCTCACAGCCGGATTCGCTTAATCTCCAGAGCTTGGAGTTTCTGTATAGGTTTCTGTGA
- a CDS encoding uncharacterized protein (COG:E;~EggNog:ENOG410Q1Y5;~InterPro:IPR013057;~PFAM:PF01490;~TransMembrane:12 (i55-74o80-101i135-157o163-179i186-210o230-251i263-284o304-323i344-364o370-388i395-415o427-450i)), protein MTADVEPQDRDMVVEYDSENMEKQQDVKASPHYQDAFGDEEFAEVKYKVLNWWQCGFLMVSETVSLGILSLPAVVAQLGLAPAIVLLLGLGLMATYTGYVIGQFKWRYPHIHSMADAGEVLLGAFGRELFGTGQLLLIIFVSASHILTFSVAMNTITEHGTCTIVFGVVGLVLSFLLCLPRTLLNVSWLSLVSFVSILTAVIIAMVGVGVERPGKGNIQATVDTSLYEAFLAVCNIVFSFSGHVAFFSFMAELKDPKDYPKSLCLLQGIDLVLYIVASVVIYCYAGQDVTSPALGSASPIVRKVAYGIALPTIVIAGVVNGHVACKYVYVRIFRNSDRIHKRDWVATGSWIAIGAAVWLLAWIIAEAIPVFNNLLSLIASLFASWFTCKSLGTSQLWSALTYDIDGFSAIFWLHMNRGQYFASPMKIFLTFANILIIGVACCICGLGLYASGKALHDNPSSASFSCANNA, encoded by the exons ATGACGGCGGACGTTGAGCCTCAAGACCGTGATATGGTGGTGGAATACGATTCTGAGAATATGGAGAAGCAGCAAGATGTCAAAGCCAGTCCGCATTACCAGGATGCTTTCGGAGACGAGGAGTTTGCAGAGGTCAAGTACAAGGTGTTGAACTGGTG GCAATGTGGTTTCC TCATGGTGTCCGAAACCGTCTCGCTAGGAATTCTGTCCCTGCCGGCCGTCGTGGCCCAACTGGGTCTAGCTCC TGCAATTGTCCTCTTATTAGGCCTAGGTCTCATGGCCACCTACACCGGCTATGTGATCGGGCAGTTCAAATGGCGCTACCCGCACATCCATAGCATGGCGGACGCCGGAGAGGTCCTCCTGGGCGCTTTTGGCCGTGAGCTGTTCGGAACGGGTCAATTGCTTCTGATCATCTTTGTCTCTGCCAGTCACATCCTGACTTTCAGCGTGGCTATGAACACTATTACGGAACACGGCACCTGCACGATTGTGTTTGGGGTTGTTGGTCTCGTTCTGTCCTTTTTGCTCTGCTTGCCTCGGACATTGTTGAATGTTTCCTGGCTTTCTCTCGTGT CGTTTGTCAGTATCCTGACAGCCGTCATTATTGCAATGGTCGGCGTTGGTGTTGAAAGGCCAGGAAAGGGGAATATTCAAGCCACAGTCGATACCAGTCTTTACGAAGCGTTCTTGGCTGTATGCAACATTGTCTTTTCATTTT CCGGTCACGTTGCCTTTTTCAGTTTCATGGCAGAACTGAAAGACCCCAAGGACTATCCCAAATCCTTGTGTCTTCTGCAAGGCATCGACCTTGTTCTCTACATCGTCGCCTCTGTGGTTATCTACTGCTATGCCGGCCAAGACGTGACATCGCCCGCATTGGGATCAGCAAGTCCTATTGTGCGCAAAGTTGCTTACGGCATTGCGTTGCCTACT ATTGTCATCGCCGGCGTCGTCAACGGCCACGTCGCGTGCAAGTACGTCTACGTCCGTATCTTCCGCAACAGCGATCGCATACACAAGCGCGACTGGGTCGCAACCGGCTCCTGGATCGCGATTGGAGCAGCTGTGTGGTTGCTTGCGTGGATTATCGCCGAGGCGATTCCGGTTTTCAATAACCTGCTGAGTTTGATCGCGTCGCTCTTCGCTAGTTGGTTTACTTGTAAGTCCCTTGGAACATCGCAACTGTGGTCAGCGCTGACATACGACATAGACGGCTTCAGCGCGATCTTCTGGCTCCACATGAACAGAGGCCAATACTTTGCATCTCCAATGAAGATATTCCTGACTTTTGCCAACATCCTTATTATTGGAGTTGCATGCTGCATT TGCGGCCTCGGATTGTACGCATCAGGCAAAGCATTGCATGATAATCCCAGCAGTGCCAGTTTTTCATGTGCAAATAACGCATAA